GAGAGTGGTGGACGCGGACACGGCGATGCTGAGGCTGCAGCAGAGCGTGAACAGGGCGAGCAGGACGAGGTTCCTGGGGTGCTTCTCCCTATACTTGAGCATGGGGAACATGACTGCACAaacaaaccaaaccaaaccaaacaAACAAAACCGCGGTTATGATCCAAACCCTAGGAACGGAAGGAGGGAAGGCGGGATGGAAACGTGCGCACCGATGAACGGGGAAACGAGGATGACGATGAACGTGGGCCAGACGGCGGCGGGGGGTCCGTAGGCGAAGAAGCGCGGGATGGGGCGGACGAGGCACGCGACGGCCGCGACCGCTGCCGTGAGGGCGAACTGCAGGGACAGGATGCTGTAGACCTTCCGCACGAACGCCCAGCGCAGCCGcgggtcctcctcctccgccaccttcTTCGCCGCTGGGGCCtgctgctccgccgccgccgtcttcgGCTCCGCCGCCGTGTTgggcttcgccgccgccgccgcaggggcCGCGAGCACGGCCGCCTCCAGGTCGCGGGCCGCCGGGGGAGTCTTCATTGCGCTCGGTCGCCGGTGGTCGATCGCCTCGCTCGCTAGGGTTTGGTGCGCGTTGGGGTTTTCGGGGAGGCAGGGGAGTGGCGGTGGGCGAGACTGCGAAGCAGAGGAAGCCTGTGGGGGGAAAGAAGCGGCGCTATAAAGCCCGGGCGCGTGTCACCGACGCGTAGGCCCCGGGGTTGcggacccgcgtgtcagcgagccgcgcctcctctccctctccctctcccctcgGGGGTTTCCAGTTGCCGCGGCGGTGGAGTGGGGCCCGCGCTTGCGGTTGCCGACGCGTCGAGGCGACGCGTGTCGACGGGCTACGGGTGGGACTCCCGGTCACGAGCGCGTCGCGTTGCGGGTCTCCGAAGACTGGTGGGGCCACGCGCTGACCTGGGACCCACGGTCAGCGGGACGAGTGGACGCGGTGATGTAGGCAGAGGACTGCTCTGTTCGATCCGGGCGGGCAGGTGGGCCATAGCGGTGCTATCCGGGGCCGCGTGTCATTGGCGGCGAAAAGGGAAAGTTGGTAGCTGTGGGGTCCGCGAAGCACATGCATCGGCGATGTGGACTTTGGACGCGACGAGTGGCCGGGACGGGTGGCTGAAGTTGCTACCGCTGCCGATCCACCGCCTGTTTCCGTTGCATGGCGTACCACCGCACAACGAAAGTAGATGAACATGATGAAAAGCTCTTTGTGAGCAGGATTGATCAAATCACCGTTGATTGAGCacagcaaaaaaataaaaagaatacaAACACGCGTTcgtttttgttttccttttgttttcctttttttttttgacaacaactTTGAATATATAACGTTAAAGCACAGTACATCAGTGTGGGAAAAGAATTCCCATATTACAGAGCACGGACAAGCAAAAGCTATTGCTGATCTGCTTCTGTAGACATAGGTGATGCTTCCGTCAGAGACGCGGGGCTCGTCGGGGCCATAGGGCCCACGAGAATTGCCCACGATAGAAGCAATGAGGGTCCTCGTTCTCGCACTCCGATAGCACGGCCGACGCTCCCCTCGACTGTCTGATCGGCCTGTGTCTTCGAAAATAAACAATCTTGAGCCGTAA
This sequence is a window from Miscanthus floridulus cultivar M001 chromosome 10, ASM1932011v1, whole genome shotgun sequence. Protein-coding genes within it:
- the LOC136486947 gene encoding protein LIFEGUARD 2-like, producing MKTPPAARDLEAAVLAAPAAAAAKPNTAAEPKTAAAEQQAPAAKKVAEEEDPRLRWAFVRKVYSILSLQFALTAAVAAVACLVRPIPRFFAYGPPAAVWPTFIVILVSPFIVMFPMLKYREKHPRNLVLLALFTLCCSLSIAVSASTTLGTVVLQATILTAAAVVGLTLFTFWAVKRGYDFSFTFPFLFTSLLVLLVYITIQICFPLGRVAMTIYGFLATLVFSGFIVYDTHMLLKRHTYNEYVVAAISLYLDVINLFMAQMSLSCQ